CTGCGCGGCGGGAAGACCATCGAACGCACCCGCCATTCCACCACTCCGGAGACCGTCTCATCCGGGCGGTGGCGGTAGGACCTCACCTCCACCCGCTCGCCGGGGCGCACGCGCCCGAAGGCCTGGCGGGTGCCGTCGTCGTCGGTGAGCCAGGCCTCCTGGACCTCGATGTCGCGCGAGACATTGCGCAGGTACACACGCTTGGCGTGGCGTTCGATCGCCCACAGTTCGGAGGCGTCGCCGCGCAGGAGTTCCTCGCGGCGGGAAGTGAACGTGGACAGGACGTTGCTCAGGGAGCTCATGGAGCACAGGCTAACGCAAAGAGTGGTACCCCAGGTGGGACTCGAACCCACAACACACGGATTTTGAGTCCGTTGCCTCTGCCAATTGGGCTACTGGGGCGTGCGGGCCATACTTTAGCCGAGCGCCGCACCACCGAAGTAATCGCTCGGGCGCCTCAGTACACTCGGCAGACGTGAGCGACACCAAGAGACTTCTGCTGATCGACGGCCACTCCATGGCGTTCCGGGCCTTCTACGCCCTACCCGCGGAGAACTTCTCCACCACCGGGGGCCAGCACACCAACGCGGTCTACGGTTTCCTGTCGATGCTGGCCAACATCATTGCCGAGGAGCAGCCGGACCACGTCGGCGTGGCCTTCGACGTCGGGCGCAAGACCTTCCGCACCGAGATGTTCCCGGAGTACAAGGCCCAGCGCGAGGCCGCCCCGCCCGAGTTCAAGGGTCAGGTGACCATCATCGACGAGGTGCTGCAGACCCTGGGCATCACCACGATGAGTGTAGAGAACTACGAGGCCGACGACATCATCGCCACGCTGGTCACCGCGGCGAAGCAGTCCGACTACGAGATCCTCATCGTCACCGGCGACCGCGACTACCTGCAGCTCGTGGACGACTCCACCACCGTGCTCTACCCGATGCGCGGGGTGTCCACCCTGCACCGCTTCACTCCCGCGGCCGTGGAGGAGAAGTACGGGCTCACGCCGCAGCAGTACCCGGAGTTCGCGGCGCTGCGTGGCGATCCCTCCGACAACCTGCCCAACATCCCCGGGGTGGGCGAGAAGACGGCCACCAAGTGGATCCAGGAGTACGGCACCCTGGACGAGCTCATCGCCCACGCCGACGACATCAAGGGCAAAGCTGGCGACTCGTTCCGCGAGCGCATCGACCAGGTGAAGATGAACCGCACGCTCACCGCGATGGTCACCGACATGGAGCTTGCGGTGGGCCCCGACGACCTCGACCTCAAACCCGCGAAGGTTTCGGAGATCGCCGAGCGTTTCGACGAGCTCGAGTTCGGCACCAACCTCCGCGAGCGCATCCTCTCCGCCGTGCCCACCGACAACTCCTCGCCCGCCGAGGCAGTGGTCGAGCTCGGCGACGTCGTCATCGACGAAGGCCCGCTCGACGAATGGCTGGAGCCACGCTCCGGTCAAGGCCTCGCCCTTTACGTTACCGGCAATGCGCAGCCCGCCCGCGGCGATACCACGGCGATGGGGATCGTCGATAAGCAGCGCCACGCCGTGGCCGTGGAACTGGCGGAGCTATCCCCGGACGAGGAGAAGGCGTTGGCCGCGTGGCTGTCCTCCGCAGACCCCAAGTACCTGCACGGTGCCAAGGCCGTGTTCCACATGCTGGCGGGACGTGGTTTCGAGCTCGCCGGGATCGCCCACGACACGGCCATCGCGGCGTACCTGCTGCGCCCGGGCCAGCGCACCTACGAGCTCGGCGACGTCTACCAGCGTCATCTGCAGCGCCAGCGCTCCGAGCCCGACGGCCAGATGTCGCTCATGGGCGACACCTCGCTCACCGATTCCGCCGCGGCGATCCTCGAGCTCGCTGAGGAGCTGACCCGGCAGCTGCAGGACATCGACAGCTTCGAGCTCTACCGCGACCTGGAGCTGCCCCTGGTGGACATCCTCGCCCGGATGGAGGCCGCGGGCATCGCGGCCGACGTCACCGTGCTCGAGGACCAGCTCAAGACCTTCACCCAGCAGGTCGCTGACGTGGAGGAGCATGCTCGGGGGCTCGTCGAGAAGCCCGACCTCAACCTGTCCAGCCCGAAGCAGCTGCAGGAGGTGCTCTTCGAGCAGCTCGGCCTGCCCAAGACGAAGAAGACCAAGACGGGCTACTCCACCGCGGCAAAGGAGGTCGAGCAGCTCGCGGTCAAACATCCGCATCCGTTCCTCGACGACCTGCTCGCGCACCGCGAGTACCAGAAGATGAAGTCCACGCTCGAGGGCCTGATCAAGACCGTGCTTGACGACGGCCGTATCCACACCACGTTCAATCAGACCGTCGCCTCCACCGGGCGCCTGTCCTCCACCGAGCCGAACCTGCAGAACATCCCCGTGCGCACCGAAGCCGGCCGCCGCATCCGCTCGGCATTCACCGTCGGCGAAGGGTACGAATGCCTGCTCACCGCCGACTACTCGCAGATTGAGATGCGGGTCATGGCGCACGTGTCGCAGGACCCCGGGCTCATCGAGGCGTACAAGGAGGGCGAGGACCTGCACAACTTCGTCGGCTCCCGGGTGTTCGACGTGCCCATCGACCAGGTCACCCCGGAACTGCGCCGCCGCGTCAAGGCCATGAGCTACGGCTTGGCGTACGGGCTCAGCGCCTTCGGACTGTCCCAGCAGCTGGACATCCCGGCCGGCGACGCCAAGGCCATCATGGAGAACTACTTTGAACGCTTCGGCGGGGTGCGCGACTACCTCACCGCGGTCGTCGAGCAGGCGCGCAAGGACGGCTACACCTCCACCGTCTTCGGCCGTCGTCGCTATCTGCCCGAGCTAAACTCCGACAACCGCATCGCCCGGGAGAACGCGGAGCGCGCCGCGCTCAACGCGCCGATCCAGGGCACGGCCGCGGACATCATCAAGGTGGCGATGATCCGGGTGGAGCGGGAGTTCCGCGCGCAGGACGTGAAGTCACGCGTGCTGCTGCAGGTGCACGACGAACTAGTCGTCGAGGTGGCTCCGGGCGAGCTGGAGAAGGTCACCGCCATCGTGGAGAAGGAGATGGACGGCGCGATCACCCTGCGCGTGCCGCTCGAGGTGTCGGCGGGCACCGGGCAGAACTGGGACGAGGCCGCCCACTAACCCTGGTTGAGCTGGCTCAGCTGCTCACCGGGCGGAAAGGGGAGCCGGTACTCCGTGCCGACATCGCCCACCGCATCGGTGAGTGCCGTGGTCACCACCACCTGGCGATCATCGAGGTGCCTGATCCGGACCACGTTGTCCGCGTGCAGGAAAGACCCGGTGAGAAAACTCAGGCCCCGTTCCTCCAGGACCGCCTCCGCCTCGAGCCATTCGTCCACCGGCTCCAGGTGCCTGCCGAGCCGGTCGATGGGCACACATCTGGGGGCGTGAGACTCCATGTCGATCCATCCGATGACCTCGCCGTCATCGCGGCGATGGGGGATCCAGGAGGCTGGGATCGTAGGCATGAACCAATCATAGTAGGAGGATTCTGTAATAGGTATCACTCCCGGCTACCGCAGGCTGGGGATAACCCCGCTCGCGGAGCACTTGTCCACAGGCACGGGGCACGGTGACTGCGTGGTCGGCGGGCACGCGCCAGACTGAACACCGAACCGAACACAGTCTCAACTTCAGGGGGGAAATCCGATGGCCCGCGGGCAGGAATCAATCAAGGACAAGGTGCGCAAGCTGCTGAACCAGGCGGCTGACCAGGAAGGGACACCCGAGGCAGCCCTCTTCTACGGCAAGGCCTTCAGCCTCATGGCCCGCCACGGCTTCGACGAACGTGACCTCGGGAGAGACGGCGCACAGCGCGGGATGCAGCGGCTGGACACGGACTTCTCGGGCAGCTACTCGGACATGCAGATGAACCTGCTCAACACCCTCGCCCACGCTCTGCACTGCGTGGCCGTGGCCTCTCGCCGACCCCGGGCGGTCGGCGTGGTGTCCGGGTCGGTCTTCGGCCTGCGCCCGCATGTCGAGCGCGTCGAGCTGCTCTTCACGCTGCTCAACCCGATGATGGCGGGGCTCTCCACCGGCGCCGGAAACACGGTGGCCCAGCGCCGGTCATTCATGGCAGGTTTCGCCGCCGAGACGGGACGGCGTCTCACGGAGGCCGAGGCCGAGGTCGGCCGGGAACACCAGGGTTACGGTCTGGCGCTTATCGACGACCGTGAGCAAGCCCGCTCCTTCATGGAGGAGTCCGTGGACGGGGTGGCCAACCACCGGCGGCGGGCGAGGTTGGACGCCGACGCCTACACCCGCGGAGCCTCTGCCGCCCGACGCGCCGACCTGGGCCAGACCCGGCTCGCCGGCTCCCGTGGTCTGCCGCAGGCGGGTTAGTCGCTCAGCGTGGCCGAGAAGATCACGCTGCCCGGGAAGATCCGGCCGCGCAGCGGGGACCACTGGCCCCAGGACTGCGTGAGGTGCTCCGGCCATTCCGGCTCGATCACCCGGTCGAGAAGGAAACCGGCTCCGGTCAGCGCCTGTACCCAGTCGCCGAAGGTCCGGTGGTACTCGGCGTAGGTCAGGGTGCCGTCGTCTGAATATTCGAGGTATTCACGTTCGAAGTAGGAGAGCTGCGCCAGCAGTCCCGCCGGCCCGGGATCGTCGGGGAAGACCCAGCGCATGGGGTGGTTGACGGAGAAGACCAGCCGGCCACCCGGTCGCAGGACGCGGGCGACATCCGCGAGCACCGCCGCCACATCGGGCACGAAGGGCAGGGCGCCGAAGGCGGAGAAGACCACGTCGAAGGCGCTGTCGCGGTAGGGCATCGCCTGCACGTCCGCCTGCACCAGGGCGGCCCCGGAGGTGGCGGACCGGGAGAGCATCTCCCGTGAGATGTCGAACCCGGTGACAAACCCGGCGCCGTCCGCGGCGAGCCACGTCGCACATGAGGCGGATCCGCAGCCCAGCTCGAGAACGCTCGCTCCGCTTGTGTCCCCGAGCAACCTCGCCTCGGACTCCGACAGCATCTCCGGGCACCAGTGGAATCCGTCGAGATAGCTGGCGTGTTCCTCGTGGTATCGGCTCGCGTCCGCGTCCCAGTGGCGGCGGTGAACGTCGCCGACGGAGTGCTCGTTCATGGGGCTCCTGTGACTGAGGGGATTAGGCTTCCGAGCACTCGTTTTATTTGCTCGAGCAGGTAAAATAGCGTACTGTTTATCGGGCGTGTCGTTTCGTCGGCGTGCCCGCGGTCATAATAGGAGGACCGCGGACATGGCCGCGATGAAATCAAGCCGGAAACCGGCAGGTTCCCAGGTTCGATAGACACGTTACTGTCCACTCACTATCTCCTAGCATTCCGGAGCACTAATAAATATGCCCACTTCTAACGCACCTCAGGTTGCCATCAACGATATTGGTACCGCTGAGGACTTCCTCGCCGCGATCGACGCGACCATCAAGTACTTCAACGACGGCGACATCGTCACCGGCTCTGTCGTCAAGGTCGATCACGACGAGGTTCTGCTCGACATCGGTTACAAGACCGAAGGTGTCATCCCGTCGCGCGAGCTCTCCATCAAGCACGACGTCAACCCGGACGAGGTCGTCCAGGTCGGCGACGAGGTTGATGCCCTCGTCATGACGAAGGAAGACAAAGAAGGCCGCCTCATCCTGTCCAAGAAGCGGGCTCAGTACGAGCGCGCGTGGGGCCGGATCGAAGAGCTCCAGGAGAAGGACGAGCCCGTCACCGGCACCGTCATCGAGGTTGTCAAGGGCGGCCTCATCCTGGACATCGGCCTGCGTGGCTTCCTGCCCGCCTCCCTCGTGGAGATGCGCCGCGTCCGCGATCTCGAGCCGTACATCGGCCAGGAGATCGAGGCGAAGATCATCGAGCTGGACAAGCACCGCAACAACGTCGTGCTGTCCCGCCGCGCCTACCTCGAGCAGACGCAGTCCGAGGTCCGCTCCGAGTTCCTGCACCAGCTCCAGAAGGGCCAGGTCCGCAAGGGCGTTGTGTCCTCCATCGTCAACTTCGGCGCCTTCGTCGATCTCGGCGGTGTCGACGGCCTGGTTCACGTTTCCGAGCTGTCCTGGAAGCACATCGACCACCCGTCCGAGGTCGTCACCGTCGGTGACGAGGTCACCGTCGAGGTTCTCGACGTCGATCTCGACCGCGAGCGTGTCTCCCTGTCGCTGAAGGCGACCCAGGAGGATCCGTGGCGTGTCTTCGCCCGCACCCACGCCGTGGGCCAGATCGTCCCGGGCAAGGTCACCAAGCTCGTTCCCTTCGGTGCGTTCGTTCGCGTCGAAGAGGGCATCGAGGGCCTCGTCCACATCTCCGAGCTGGCCCAGCGCCACGTGGATGTCCCGGACCAGGTTGTCGGCGTCAACGAAGAGGTCATGGTCAAGGTCATCGACATCGACCTCGACCGTCGTCGCATCTCCCTGTCGCTCAAGCAGGCCGACGAGGACTTCACCGAGGAGTTCGACCCGTCCCGCTACGGCATGGCCGACTCCTACGACGAGCAGGGCAACTACATCTTCCCGGAGGGCTTCGACGCGGAGACCAACGAGTGGATGGAAGGCTTCGACGAGCAGCGCGCTGCCTGGGAAGGCCGCTACGCCGAGGCAGAGCGTCGCCACCAGGCACACGCTGCCCAGATCGAGCGTCACCGTGTCGCCGCAGAGGAAGCCGCCGAGCAGACGGCCAACTACTCCTCTGATTCGGCCGAGGACGCCGAGGGTGAGTCCACTGGTACCACCCAGCCCGCCGAGGAGCCGCAGGGTGGATCCCTCGCCTCCGACGAGCAGCTCGCCAAGCTCCGCGAGAAGCTCGCCGGCAACTAGGCTTAGCGTCTAGTCGGGCAGTTCCCCGCCACCACTGCTTCTACAGGGTGGGGGCGGGGAATTTTTCTGTGCCCGATCAGAATGCGTCGGTTCAGACCTCGCGGTGTTTACCCGGAGCACGCTGCACGTCCGTGGCTGCGATGTTCGTCTGTGGCGTGAGCTTGGGGGAATTCAGGGCGAGGGCAATCCCCGTGGGCAGGGAGGGCGAGGGTGTTGTCGCCGCACGGAGGCGTTGAGGGGACGTCGTCAAGCGGTGAAATGCCGACAGACCTGCTGCCTTTGCTGAGGACCGACATGTTCTTGGGATGGAGATGCCCGTTCCCGGTGGGCCACGCGCGGGCCGGCTGGGAGAGCCAATTCCGGGTGCTCAGCCGGGACCGGGACGACCTAGTGCAGCCTGAACCGGCACGATCTTGCCGGTTCCGGTGGTTAACGCAGTTGGCCGGGGTCCTCTTGTTCGTCAGGCCAAAGAAACGCTACGATTATGCCGTTTTCCTCATTAGGGCTGCAGCCGTGGACGATGTCACAGAACGCAGCCCGAATGCGGGCAAGCACTAGACGTTCCACTACCGGAGCCGCAGTCACGCGCGAGCCGGGGAATGTGGACACCGGCAAGAGAGATTCGTTCATGGCATCAAAGATCCAGGGCACAGCCCAGCACATCGTCGACAACCTCGGCGGAGCAGACAACATCGCCAGCCTCACCCACTGCGCCACCCGCCTGCGTTTCCAGGTGCGGGACCAGTCGGCAGTGGACCAGGCTGCGCTGGACAGCGATCCGGCCGTCCTCGGCGTCGTCCCGCAGGGCAGCACCGGCATGCAGGTGATCATGGGAGGCGGGGTGGCCGACTACTACCAGGCCATCAACGGCCTCGACTCCATGCAGGGCCTGGCGGACGGGGAGTCCCGGCCCGCGAGCGGGAAGAAAGAGTACGGCGGGGTCCGCAGCCGCTTCGGCTGGGTGGACTACGCCTTCGAGTTCCTCTCCGACACCTTCCGCCCCGTTCTCTGGGCGCTGCTCGGTGCCTCGCTCATCATCACCGGCCTGGTGCTCGCCGACACGCTCGGTTTCCAGGAGTTCCGTGCCCCGCTGGAGGAGCAGCCGCCGACGTATCAGTTCCTGCACGCCATGTGGCGCAGCGTCTTCTACTTCCTGCCCATCTTCGTTGGCGCCACCGCCGCCAAGAAGCTCGGCGCCAACGAGTGGGTCGGCGCCGCCATCCCGGCCGCGCTGTTCACGCCGGAGTTCGCCGGCATGAAGGAGACCGCCCGCGAGATCCCCACGGCCATCGAGGGTCAGTACACCTACGTCACCGACGTCTTCGGCCTGCCCATGGTCATTCAGGATTATGGCGGGCAGGTCTTCCCCCCGATCTTTGCGGCGATCCTGCTGTTCTTCCTGGAGAAGCTGCTGAAGAAGATTTTCCCGGCCGCCGTGCACATGGTGTTCGTGCCCTTCATCTCGCTGCTCATCATGATCCCGCTCACCGCCTTCGTCGTCGGGCCGTTCGGCCTCGGCATCGGTAACGGCATCGCCCACATGCTCTCCGCCATCAACGACTTCTCGCCGTTCATCCTGGCCGTGGTCATTCCGCTGCTCTACCCCTTCCTCGTGCCGCTCGGCCTGCACTGGCCGCTCAACGCGATCATGCTGGTCAACATCACCAACCTCGGCTACGACTTCATCCAGGGCCCCATGGGCGCATGGAACTTCGCCTGCTTCGGCGTCGTCGCCGGCGTGCTCATCCTCTCCGCGCGGGAGAAGAATCGCCCAATGCAGCAGGTCGCCACGGGTGGTCTGCTCGCCGGACTACTGGGCGGCATCTCCGAGCCCTCGCTCTACGGCATCCTGCTGCGGTTCCGGAACTCCTACGCCCGCCTGCTGCCGGGCTGTCTCGTCGGCGGCATCATCATGGGCTTCTTCAACGTCGAGGCCTACGCCTTCGTCTTCACCTCGCTGCTCACCATCCCGGCCATGTCCCCGGCGCTGGGCTACACCATCGGCATCGCCGCGGCGTTCTTCACCTCGATGATCCTCGTGCTTGTCTTCGACTACCGCAGCGCCGCGGAGAAGGAGGAGGTGCGCGCCCGGATCGCCGCCGAGCGTGAGGCCGCCAATGAGGCGGAGGACGAGCGTATCGACGCCGCCGCTCCCGCCCCCGCCATGGCCACCGGAGTCGTCACCGAACTCACCGCCCCCCTGGAAGGCCGGGCCATCGACATCTCCGAGGTCCCCGACGAGGCCTTCGCTTCCGGGGCCCTGGGCAAGGGCATCGCCATCGAGCCCACCGGCGACACGGTCGTCGCCCCCGCGGACGGCAAGGTGCTCACCATCCAGAAGACGGGCCACGCCGTGGGCCTGCGCCTGGACAACGGCATCGACCTGCTCATTCACGTGGGCATCGACACCGTGAAGATGGCCGGCGAAGGATTCACCACCCACGTGGAGAAGAAACAGCAGGTCAAGTCCGGCGATCCCCTCATCACCTTCGACCGCGAGGCCATCAAGGCAGCCGGCTATCCGGCCGTCACGCTTGTCCTGGTCTCCAACACCAAGAAGTTCGCCGACGTCCTGCCGGTCCCGGCCGAGCACGTCAACCTGGGCACCCCGGTCATCAGCGTCACCGCCAAGCAGGAGGCGGCAGCACCCGCCGACGCCTAGTCTGGGCGGCATGAAAAAGATCGGACTCACCGGAGGAATCGGAAGCGGGAAATCGACCGTCGCCAAGCAGCTGGCGGCGGCGGGTTTTCCTGTCGTGGACGCTGACCAACTGGCCCGCGAGATCGTCGAGCAGGGTCAGCCCGCGCTGGCCCGGCTGGTCGAGGCCTTCGGCGACGAGATCCTCGCCGCCGACGGCTCACTCAACCGGGCGGCGCTGGCCGAGCGCGCGTTCTCGAGCCAGGAGGGCACGGACACACTCAACTCCATCACCCACCCGGCCATCCGCGCGCTGACGGACCAGCGCTTCGCCGAGGCCGAGGAAGCCGGAGTTGAGGCGGTCATCTACGACATGCCTCTGCTCGTCGATCTCGGGCTGGACAAGGGGATGGACTTCGTTGTCGTGGTCAGTGCGTCGGAAGATGTCCGGATCCAGCGCCTCGCCGCCAGCAGGGGAGTCGACGAGGCGGACGCGCGCCGCCGCATGGCCGCGCAGATCGACGAGGCCACCCGCAACGCGGCCGCCGACGTGGTCATCGACAACAACGGTGGGCTGGACGAACTCGGGCCCCAGGTGGACCTGTTGATCGAGAAGATCAGTAGTTGGGAACCTCGCCCGTCATAATCACTTTGTCCTGCGAGCTGTCCCACGTGAACTGAGCGTGGGATTCACCGGAGCGATTGGCGTTACCCTCGCCTGGCTTGGGCCAGTGGTACACGACGGCGATGGAGGAATCCGAGGTCTGGGTCACCGTCGGCGCGAAGCCGTAAGTCTTGGCGGTGGCAGTCCCCAGGTACTCGCCGTTGTGGTAGAGCAGGATGTGATACGGCGAGCTGGCGGTGGCGCTTTCGATACCCAGGACGGTGTAGGAGAGATCCGCGCAGGGGTCGAAGTCTCCGGTGCCGGCGCGGGAGAACGCCCAGGTGCCGATTTCGGCAGGGGGCAGTGATGCGGCGGCCTCGTTCACCGCGTCCTGAGCAGAGACGGCGGAGCAGTCGCCCCCCGTCGAGGCACCGGATTGTTCGCACGTGATGGTCTTGGCCAGGAGTTCCTCCGGAATGCCCTGCTGCTGCAGCGCTGCCTTGTCAAAGCACGGGAAACCCGTGAAGCTCTGGCCAGACGGCTGCACCTGAGTCCACCCCCGGTTCTGCCAGTGCAGCATCCAGGAGTGGTCGGTCTGCACCCGGCCGGCCCTGGCCTACTCGCCGTCGCAGTATGCCACGCTCACGGGAGACGCCGGGCTGGCGGCGGTGACAACGTCCGGTGCGCAGCGTTCGGAAGTGTCCGCGAGTGCCGTGGCTGTCGCTGTCGTCGGCTCGGCGGTGTCCTCGGCCGGCGTCGCCGTCGGGGGAATGGCGGTGGTGGTCACTGCAGCCACGTCGGTGGACGGCTCCAGGCTGCCCCAGAACCAGAACGCGCCCGCCACCACGGCGATCACCGCGATGACGGCGACGACCGCAGCGACAATGAGGCCGGTCTTCGGGCCGGGCGCCTCGGGGCTGTCCTCCCAGGGGTTCGTGGTCGACATGGATTCTCCATTCTTGAGAGCGGCTGTGAAGTTAGCTTTCTGCGGAGGTTAACACTGAGGTGTGCAGACAGCCGTCGACAAGCGGCGACATGGGGCCTGATCCCCGCCGTTGTAAACTCTGACGCATGGCATTTCCCGCTGAGCAACCCGTCATCCCGCACTCCGATTTCCGGCCCGTCGGCGAGGTGGAGCGCACGGGTGACCGCTTCGAGGTCATCAGTGAATATGAGCCCTCCGGCGACCAGCCCGCGGCCATCAAGGAGCTCAACGAGCGGCTCAACAGGGGAGAGGAGGACGTCGTCCTGCTCGGCGCCACGGGTACCGGTAAGTCGGCGACGTCGGCGTGGCTGATCGAGAAGCAGCAGCGCCCGACGCTAGTCATGGCGCCGAACAAGACCCTCGCCGCACAGCTGGCGAACGAGCTGCGCGAGCTGCTGCCCAACAACGCGGTCGAGTACTTCGTCAGCTACTACGACTACTACCAACCCGAGGCGTACATCGCGCAGTCGGACACCTACATCGAGAAGGACTCCTCCATCAACGAGGACGTCGAGCGCCTGCGCCACTCCGCCACCTCGGCGCTGCTGTCTCGCCGCGACGTCGTGGTCGTCTCCTCGGTGTCCTGCATCTACGGCCTGGGCACCCCGCAGTCCTACCTCGACCGCTCACTGGTGCTGCGTGTCGACGAGGAGATCGACCGGGATCGTTTCCTGCGCCTGCTCGTGGACATCCAGTACGAGCGCAACGACTACGAGTTCAAACGCGGAGCCTTCCGCGTCAAGGGCGACACGGTGGACATCATCCCCGCGTACGAGGAGGTCGCCGTGCGCATCGAGTTCTTCGGCGACGACATCGAGGCGCTCTACTACATCCACCCGCTGACCGGCGACGTCATCCGCCGGTGCGACGAGATCCGCATCTTCCCGGCCACGCACTACGTCGCCGGCGAGGGGCGCATGGCCAGCGCGGTGGAGTCCATCAAGGAGGAGCTGGCCATGCGGCTGGCCGATCTGGAGAACCGCGGCAAACTTCTCGAGGCCCAGCGCCTGCGCATGCGCACCGAGTACGACCTGGAGATGATCGAGCAGGTCGGCTTCTGCTCGGGCATCGAGAACTACTCCCGCCATATGGACGGCCGCGAGGCGGGATCGTCCCCCGCGACACTCATCGACTACTTCCCCGAGGACTTCCTCACCATCATCGACGAGTCGCACGTCACCGTCCCGCAGATCGGCGGCATGTACGAGGGCGACATGTCCCGTAAGCGAAACCTCGTCGAGCACGGCTTCCGCCTGCCCTCGGCAATGGACAACCGCCCGCTGACCTTCTCCGAGTTCGAGGAGCGCGTCGGACAGACCGTCTACCTCTCCGCGACCCCGGGCAACTACGAGCTCGCGGCCTCCGGCGGCGAATTCGTCGAGCAGGTCATCCGCCCCACGGGGCTCGTCGACCCCAAGGTGACCGTCAAACCCACCAAGGGCCAGATCGACGATCTTATCGACGAGATCCGCACCCGCACCGCCAGGGACGAGCGAGTTCTGGTCACTACCCTCACCAAGAGAATGTCGGAGGATCTCACTGACTACCTCCTGGAGAACGGGATCCGCGTGCGGTACCTGCATTCCGACGTGGACACGCTCCAGCGTGTGGAGCTGCTGCGTCAGCTGCGCCTCGGTGAGTACGACGTGCTCGTGGGCATCAACCTGCTGCGCGAGGGCCTCGACCTCCCGGAGGTCTCGCTCGTGGCCATCCTCGACGCCGACAAGGAGGGGTTCCTGCGCTCGACCACGGCGCTGATCCAGACCATCGGCCGTGCCGCCCGAAACGTCTCCGGCGAGGTGATCATGTACGCCGACAAGATCACCGACTCCATGCGCAACGCGCTCGACGAGACGGACCGCAGGCGGGAGAAGCAGATCGCCTACAACAAGGAACACGGCATCGACCCGCAGCCGCTGCGCAAGAAGATCGCCGACATTC
This sequence is a window from Corynebacterium doosanense CAU 212 = DSM 45436. Protein-coding genes within it:
- the uvrB gene encoding excinuclease ABC subunit UvrB, with protein sequence MAFPAEQPVIPHSDFRPVGEVERTGDRFEVISEYEPSGDQPAAIKELNERLNRGEEDVVLLGATGTGKSATSAWLIEKQQRPTLVMAPNKTLAAQLANELRELLPNNAVEYFVSYYDYYQPEAYIAQSDTYIEKDSSINEDVERLRHSATSALLSRRDVVVVSSVSCIYGLGTPQSYLDRSLVLRVDEEIDRDRFLRLLVDIQYERNDYEFKRGAFRVKGDTVDIIPAYEEVAVRIEFFGDDIEALYYIHPLTGDVIRRCDEIRIFPATHYVAGEGRMASAVESIKEELAMRLADLENRGKLLEAQRLRMRTEYDLEMIEQVGFCSGIENYSRHMDGREAGSSPATLIDYFPEDFLTIIDESHVTVPQIGGMYEGDMSRKRNLVEHGFRLPSAMDNRPLTFSEFEERVGQTVYLSATPGNYELAASGGEFVEQVIRPTGLVDPKVTVKPTKGQIDDLIDEIRTRTARDERVLVTTLTKRMSEDLTDYLLENGIRVRYLHSDVDTLQRVELLRQLRLGEYDVLVGINLLREGLDLPEVSLVAILDADKEGFLRSTTALIQTIGRAARNVSGEVIMYADKITDSMRNALDETDRRREKQIAYNKEHGIDPQPLRKKIADILDQVYENAGAEPGVAADAAVAEKKDTSTMAVGELQKYIDDLSAQMASAARELKFELAGRLRDEIADLRKELRGVKEAGI
- a CDS encoding LppP/LprE family lipoprotein, which produces MQTDHSWMLHWQNRGWTQVQPSGQSFTGFPCFDKAALQQQGIPEELLAKTITCEQSGASTGGDCSAVSAQDAVNEAAASLPPAEIGTWAFSRAGTGDFDPCADLSYTVLGIESATASSPYHILLYHNGEYLGTATAKTYGFAPTVTQTSDSSIAVVYHWPKPGEGNANRSGESHAQFTWDSSQDKVIMTGEVPNY